Below is a genomic region from Camelus dromedarius isolate mCamDro1 chromosome 25, mCamDro1.pat, whole genome shotgun sequence.
GAGAACACCCCCTCCGTCAGCAGATCGTCTCCGTCGAAGCCTCACAGGCAAACAGGTCAGCCGAGAGGTCGGCGTGGTGCCTCGTTTTTCTAGGTCCACCGGGGAAAACTGAGACATGCTcatgtctgtgtccccagcaaCTGGCACAACCACCTCTGGTGTTTGGTGAACCACTGAATTATTAAAGGATCACCTGAGGGACTAACTGACATGAATGGTGGCAGTGGCCTTGACGGGAGGGACTCTGATGATAGATGGTGGAGACACAGGACCAAGTGGTCCAGCCAACACATGTGCAAAGAGCAGCCCAGCCAGGGTGACTCAGGGGTGTTCCCACATCCAGCAGTCCCTGGTCCTGGGAGCCAGGGTCCTCTCTGGCTGGTCCAAGCCCCATCACTGACCTGTCACTGACCTGCAGCAAGCTCACCCCTGGTTAATGGAAAATGTCAGGGCTTCACAGTCACGTAATAGCCATAAAATTTCTTATCCTTACTCTAAATTGACTGATTACAaggtgaatatttaatttttcagaataaactgTGGAGAGGAGCACATCTTCTGTTAGAGGAGGGAACTCTGGCAACTTGAATAGTTGGGTTCCCTCCATTCTCTGATCTGTTGTCAGATCATAGctacctctccccacccaccctgtgCATCCCATTCACACACAAGTTCTTTCCAGCCCAGGTCATTACTCCCTGTAAGAGAAAAGCCCTTTTCTGCCTGACCTTTGAGATGCTTGCAGACCTTAGGATAGGAGCGGTGGGCACCCTTCTCCCTGTTGAAGTAGtgcccctccccttcttccaATAACCCTCTCAAAGTATCTCCTTAccaaaaataagtgaatgaatgaacgattGAAGTTAGCATTACATTCGGCTtaagcccctcttccctcctcatcCCGTAAAGCCTGAAGCTCCCACAGAATCATGTATCAGCCCAAGACCCCGAGTTTgcacctctctctccccatccttgGTGCCCCTCTGCTTCTTTAGGTGTCTGTCTCCTCGGAACACCAGCTCTCACCTTGAAGCCTGTGGGACACCAGTCTACAAACTGGATGGTCCTCTTGGTCTTGATGGCAGCAATGGCGACGTTCACATCCTTGGGCACCACGTCCCCCCGGTAGAGCATGCAGCAGGCCATGTACTTGCCGTGGCGGGGGTCACACTTCACCATCTGGCTGTTGGGCTCGAAGCAGGAGCTGGTGATCTCAGCCACGGAAAGCTGCTCGTGGTAGGCCTTCTCAGCAGAGATGATGGGCGCGTAGGTGACCAGGGGGAAGTGGATGCGGGGGTAGGGCACCAGGTTGGTCTGGAACTCAGTGAGGTCCACGTTGAGGGCCCCGTCGAAGCGCAGGGAGGCCGTGATGGAGGACACGATCTGACTGATGAGGCGGTTGAGGTTGGTGTAGGTGGGCCGCTCGATGTCCAGGTTGCGCCGGCAGATGTCATAAATGGCCTCGTTGTCCACCATGAAGGCGCAGTCCGAGTGCTCCAGTGTGGTGTGCGTGGTCAGGATGGAGTTGTAGGGCTCAACCACGGCCGTGGAGACCTGGGGGGCTGGGTAGATAGCAAACTCCAGCTTGGACTTCTTGCCGTAGTCCAGGGAGAGGCGCTCCATGAGCAGAGATGTGAAGCCAGAGCCGGTGCCACCCCCGAAGCTGTGGAAGATGAGAAAACCCTGCAAGCCAGAGCAGGCATCTGTCTGGGAGAGGACACGAGACAAGTTTCTGAGACACTGCCCCGTGGGCAATGGCAGGCAACCCCTCTGTCCGCCCCACTCCATCCCTCAACATTTTCAAGTGGGTGAAATCAAAACAGCCTTGAAGTAGGGAAACACTGCAAAGGAATTGCAGCAATCCTGGGAGAGATGGCTAAAACACGGGGCAGCAAACACGCACACACCTCTAGATCCATGAAGGTTCCCATCCAGTGGCCTGGTTGGACCAGGCATGAGGGTCCAGAACTACAGTGGACAATGCATCTGCCCTGTGGCAACCCCAACTCCTTGCCCCACTTCCCTGGCCCTCGTCATGTGATTGTGTGGGAGCTGCAGACCCACACATCCCAGCCCAACCTGGGAAGGTGACGCAGGGTACCAATTTCAGAAAGATAAACGGGGTCAGAGAACCTGAGACCTGACGTCAACTCTGCTGGGTTTCCCAGTTGTAAAAATGTGAGCAAGTTACTGAGCTCTCCAGGCTTGTGTTTCCTCTTGGTTAAAGTgaggacaattaaaaaaaaatgcaccccaAAGTATACtatgataattaaatgagatggCCCAGTGTGCTGAGCAAGGATCTGCCAGTCAATGAGTGCTCAACGGTAGCTCTCACCAGAGCTGGAGAATCCATAAATCACACGACTTCCCCATTGAGTGTGCTCTGTGATTGCTCAGTCCAGGGGCTCTGAACTTTGGTGGACCACAGACAGCTTTGAGACCGATGACCCCTCAGAGCCCTGCTCTAAACAGAAAGGTGAACACATATGAACATTCATCGTCCTTAGCTCCCAAGAACCCCTGACCATGTCCAACCTTTTCTGTTGCACAGAAACAGGGCTTAAGTAGACAAGTGACTCACCCTACAACTCAGCTTTCTAGTCAACCCTACAATCCAGTTCAGATCCCGACTCTTGTCACTTTCTTGGCCCTCAATTTCTTCAGTACAGTAAAGTACAAGGAAGAGTCCTCTTTTGCATCATTACTAAGGGGACTAAGTGAAGGAACATACGTGCTGAAATGGATAAACAGTCGTCTTCTTCTCTTCCAAGTTAAGTGCTTTGTTAGCGTGTGCTTCCAACAAGCAAAGAGCTTCACCTTCCTCACACCTGGAATTTCCCCCAGATGCTACCCTAGAGCATCAGTAAGTG
It encodes:
- the TUBA8 gene encoding tubulin alpha-8 chain isoform X2, with amino-acid sequence MVDLEPTVVDEVRAGTYRQLFHPEQLITGKEDAANNYARGHYTVGKESIDLVLDRIRKLTDACSGLQGFLIFHSFGGGTGSGFTSLLMERLSLDYGKKSKLEFAIYPAPQVSTAVVEPYNSILTTHTTLEHSDCAFMVDNEAIYDICRRNLDIERPTYTNLNRLISQIVSSITASLRFDGALNVDLTEFQTNLVPYPRIHFPLVTYAPIISAEKAYHEQLSVAEITSSCFEPNSQMVKCDPRHGKYMACCMLYRGDVVPKDVNVAIAAIKTKRTIQFVDWCPTGFKVGINYQPPTVVPGGDLAKVQRAVCMLSNTTAIAEAWARLDHKFDLMYAKRAFVHWYVGEGMEEGEFSEAREDLAALEKDYEEVGTDSFEEENEGEEF
- the TUBA8 gene encoding tubulin alpha-8 chain isoform X1, producing the protein MRECISVHVGQAGVQIGNACWELFCLEHGIQADGTFGAQASKVHDDDSFTTFFSETGNGKHVPRAVMVDLEPTVVDEVRAGTYRQLFHPEQLITGKEDAANNYARGHYTVGKESIDLVLDRIRKLTDACSGLQGFLIFHSFGGGTGSGFTSLLMERLSLDYGKKSKLEFAIYPAPQVSTAVVEPYNSILTTHTTLEHSDCAFMVDNEAIYDICRRNLDIERPTYTNLNRLISQIVSSITASLRFDGALNVDLTEFQTNLVPYPRIHFPLVTYAPIISAEKAYHEQLSVAEITSSCFEPNSQMVKCDPRHGKYMACCMLYRGDVVPKDVNVAIAAIKTKRTIQFVDWCPTGFKVGINYQPPTVVPGGDLAKVQRAVCMLSNTTAIAEAWARLDHKFDLMYAKRAFVHWYVGEGMEEGEFSEAREDLAALEKDYEEVGTDSFEEENEGEEF